A window from Candidatus Cloacimonadota bacterium encodes these proteins:
- a CDS encoding class I SAM-dependent RNA methyltransferase — MFEYQKTGRFFAQVAGKMEELGASELKEFGVKEIKPVYRGVWFRTDLEHIYRINYRSRLLTRVLAPLLTFDCHSTNYLLKTASKIEWDELFSVNETFAIFSSVSNSKITHSRYASLVLKDAIVDYFREKFRERPNIDREKPDVWINLHIESNRASISLDCSGGSLHKRGYRVESVPAPMQETLAAAIIRLSGWKGKTTLLDPMCGSGTLLSEALMHYCRIPSAFKRDHFGFEHLPDFEPEKWLRIKADGERLQINLPDNLIFGSDIDKRAVNVSRTNLNSIPNGRNIQIEQRDLREHPGMENATIICNPPYGVRTGDVRELSKLYQELGDFLKTKCKGSTAYIYCGKRELIGSIGLKPNAKIPLMNGNLDGRLVKIEVY, encoded by the coding sequence ATGTTTGAATATCAAAAGACAGGTAGATTTTTTGCCCAGGTAGCCGGGAAAATGGAAGAACTTGGAGCATCGGAATTAAAAGAATTCGGCGTTAAGGAAATAAAACCGGTTTATCGCGGAGTCTGGTTCAGGACTGATCTGGAGCATATTTACAGAATTAATTATCGCAGCAGGTTATTAACTCGCGTTTTAGCTCCACTACTTACTTTCGACTGTCATAGTACGAATTACCTTTTGAAAACAGCATCCAAAATTGAATGGGATGAATTGTTTTCCGTAAACGAAACTTTTGCCATATTTTCATCAGTTTCCAATAGCAAGATCACACATTCCCGCTATGCTTCGCTGGTTCTAAAAGATGCTATCGTGGATTATTTCCGGGAAAAATTCAGAGAGCGACCAAACATAGACAGGGAAAAGCCCGATGTCTGGATAAATCTTCATATTGAGAGCAACAGGGCAAGCATCAGTCTGGATTGTTCCGGTGGCTCGCTGCATAAAAGAGGTTATCGTGTGGAAAGCGTTCCTGCTCCCATGCAGGAAACTCTGGCAGCAGCGATCATTCGTCTTTCCGGCTGGAAGGGAAAGACTACGCTTCTTGATCCGATGTGCGGCAGCGGAACTTTGTTATCCGAAGCATTGATGCATTATTGCCGGATTCCATCAGCATTTAAGAGAGATCATTTCGGATTTGAACACCTGCCTGACTTTGAACCTGAAAAATGGCTGAGAATAAAAGCAGATGGAGAACGCCTGCAAATTAATCTTCCGGATAATTTGATCTTCGGCAGTGATATCGATAAAAGAGCAGTAAATGTTTCCCGCACAAATTTGAACTCCATCCCGAACGGAAGAAATATTCAGATCGAACAAAGAGATCTTCGAGAACATCCGGGTATGGAAAACGCAACTATCATCTGTAATCCACCGTATGGAGTAAGAACCGGAGATGTGAGAGAACTTTCCAAATTATACCAAGAACTGGGTGATTTCCTGAAAACAAAATGCAAAGGATCAACTGCTTATATTTATTGCGGAAAGCGGGAATTGATCGGATCGATCGGATTAAAACCGAATGCGAAAATACCGCTGATGAACGGAAATCTCGATGGGAGATTGGTGAAGATCGAAGTTTATTGA